Proteins from one Brevibacillus humidisoli genomic window:
- a CDS encoding DNA polymerase domain-containing protein — MDMFIAGHEIQISNPDKVLWKEANITKRQYIQYLLSVADYLIPYTTDKMLMWWLYPAGFGRSKVEKRSLPKNAPEWMPAVFYKKKQRVLLNNKPALAWIANQEALELHVPFDTYQQTDYPTELVFDLDPAGQDDFELALEIALRTKEVLDSIGLFCVAKTSGKSGMHIHVPIDPDYRFEETRKVNRFIANYMAEKYASLITLDRVVARRGNKLYFDYLQLWKGRTMAVPYSVRATPEATVSTPVEWSEVQKGFRPEDFTILNMEQRLREKGDLFRPMTTEKQAQRLDEILRFIESHKM; from the coding sequence ATGGATATGTTCATCGCAGGACATGAGATCCAGATTTCCAATCCCGACAAGGTGTTATGGAAGGAAGCAAACATCACCAAGCGTCAATACATCCAGTATCTGCTGAGCGTAGCGGATTACCTGATTCCGTACACGACCGACAAGATGCTGATGTGGTGGTTGTATCCGGCCGGTTTCGGCCGATCAAAGGTAGAAAAACGATCTCTTCCGAAAAACGCACCAGAGTGGATGCCGGCCGTGTTTTACAAGAAGAAACAGAGAGTACTGTTAAACAACAAACCTGCACTGGCATGGATCGCCAATCAGGAAGCATTGGAATTGCATGTCCCGTTTGATACCTATCAGCAGACGGATTACCCTACGGAGTTGGTTTTCGATCTTGACCCTGCGGGCCAAGACGATTTTGAACTGGCGCTGGAGATTGCCCTGCGGACGAAAGAGGTGTTGGATTCGATCGGGTTGTTTTGCGTGGCGAAAACGTCAGGAAAATCGGGGATGCACATCCATGTGCCGATTGATCCTGACTACCGCTTTGAAGAGACACGAAAAGTGAACCGCTTCATTGCCAACTATATGGCGGAAAAGTATGCGAGTCTGATCACGCTTGATCGAGTCGTGGCAAGAAGAGGGAACAAACTGTATTTTGATTATCTGCAGTTGTGGAAAGGACGAACGATGGCTGTACCCTATTCGGTTCGGGCAACGCCAGAGGCAACGGTATCGACGCCTGTGGAATGGTCCGAGGTGCAAAAGGGATTTCGTCCGGAAGACTTTACGATCCTCAACATGGAGCAGCGGCTGCGAGAAAAAGGGGACTTGTTCCGCCCGATGACGACAGAAAAACAGGCTCAACGATTGGATGAAATCCTCAGGTTCATAGAAAGCCACAAGATGTGA
- a CDS encoding MurR/RpiR family transcriptional regulator, with product MEPSNVYQHIAEKMQYMSKSQLKIAKYILENTNSVPFLNVAKLAKKAKVSEATVVRFATFLGFSGYPELQQYMQDSVKQQLTIAERLEMSLQEYGEEEKGVYEIFQDDIANLKSTMEKLDIQSFLKAVDLLLHANKVYVVANRSAVALGAFLQYYLNIVLGNTEMIQSAEMMAERLYQISEQDVVIGISFARYSNSTIDILSYAKGKGANTIAITDNLLSPLIPHADISLTASSQMPTFIDSFVAPLSLINALITFVGKHKMSEFHERLEKLEEIWDHLGIFHMKEKE from the coding sequence ATGGAGCCTTCAAATGTATATCAGCATATAGCGGAAAAGATGCAGTATATGAGCAAATCGCAGCTGAAGATCGCGAAGTATATTCTGGAGAACACTAATTCCGTACCCTTTCTCAATGTAGCCAAACTGGCAAAGAAGGCGAAGGTAAGCGAAGCCACTGTTGTCAGATTTGCGACGTTTCTCGGCTTTTCCGGATACCCTGAACTCCAGCAGTACATGCAGGATTCCGTCAAGCAGCAGTTGACCATTGCCGAACGCTTGGAGATGTCCCTGCAAGAATACGGGGAAGAGGAAAAGGGTGTATACGAGATCTTCCAAGATGACATCGCCAACCTGAAATCGACGATGGAGAAACTGGACATCCAATCCTTTCTCAAAGCGGTCGATCTGCTGCTTCATGCGAACAAGGTTTACGTCGTCGCCAACCGCAGTGCGGTGGCTTTGGGAGCTTTTTTGCAGTATTACCTCAATATTGTGCTGGGCAACACGGAGATGATCCAGTCTGCGGAGATGATGGCGGAGCGGTTGTACCAGATCAGTGAGCAGGATGTCGTGATCGGCATCAGCTTCGCCCGCTATTCCAACAGTACAATTGATATCTTGTCGTATGCAAAAGGGAAGGGAGCCAACACGATCGCGATCACAGACAACCTGCTGTCGCCGCTGATTCCGCATGCCGATATCTCGCTGACCGCTTCCAGCCAGATGCCGACCTTCATCGATTCGTTTGTTGCTCCATTAAGTCTGATCAATGCCCTGATCACATTCGTCGGGAAACATAAGATGAGCGAGTTTCACGAGCGGCTGGAGAAGCTGGAGGAGATCTGGGATCATCTGGGGATCTTTCACATGAAAGAGAAGGAATGA
- a CDS encoding aspartate aminotransferase family protein: MTVMKSTQEYAEFRNRTVKSKEFFEEAQKVMPGGVTANIKSFDPYPIVMKSGRGAYLTDIDGNQYIDYLLSYGALMLGHGHPAIVQAVQQQLATDGTSLFGTPHRLEVKLARKIRQYYPSMELIRYTNSGTEAMLLAIRMAYAYTGKYKIAKFEGHYHGGFNQVLLSVNPPLDKAGPIEQPVAVIESKGMEPYQAEQTIILPFNDLDACAEILKKRQHEIAAVILEPVQAGFIPAEPAFMVGLRKVTEELGILLIFDEVKTGFRMGIGGAQSVYHVKPDLTALGKVIGGGFPVGIIGGKQEIMMISAPLAASDVFDNSASKRSSSQDVLFHSGTYNGHPTILSAGLAVIDVLEREMYRVISAADQLKEGICQLFVRRGIPVQTIGLGSIFSLVITEKERVRNYRDLQQSDFALRKQIDFHLFAEGIYTKPLNRYSLSTAHGEKEISLTLEAYDRVLSKKI; the protein is encoded by the coding sequence ATGACAGTGATGAAATCAACACAAGAGTATGCAGAATTTAGGAACAGAACCGTCAAATCGAAAGAGTTCTTCGAGGAAGCCCAAAAGGTAATGCCGGGCGGTGTGACTGCCAATATCAAATCGTTTGATCCGTATCCCATCGTGATGAAAAGCGGCAGAGGAGCATACCTGACTGACATCGACGGCAACCAGTACATTGATTACCTGCTTTCCTACGGCGCTTTAATGCTCGGACACGGCCACCCCGCCATCGTACAAGCCGTCCAACAGCAATTGGCCACCGACGGCACCTCGCTCTTCGGCACGCCTCACCGCCTGGAAGTGAAGTTGGCTAGGAAGATCCGGCAGTATTATCCGAGCATGGAGCTGATCCGTTATACCAATTCCGGAACAGAAGCGATGTTATTGGCGATCCGTATGGCGTACGCCTATACCGGCAAATACAAAATCGCCAAGTTTGAAGGCCATTACCACGGCGGGTTCAACCAGGTTCTGCTCAGCGTCAATCCGCCTCTGGATAAAGCCGGACCGATCGAGCAGCCTGTGGCTGTGATCGAGTCGAAGGGCATGGAGCCGTATCAAGCAGAACAGACCATTATCCTTCCGTTCAATGATCTGGATGCCTGCGCAGAGATCCTCAAGAAGAGGCAGCACGAAATCGCCGCGGTCATACTGGAACCCGTCCAGGCCGGGTTTATCCCCGCTGAGCCCGCCTTTATGGTTGGACTTCGCAAAGTGACGGAAGAACTGGGCATCCTGCTTATTTTTGACGAGGTCAAGACCGGGTTTCGCATGGGAATTGGCGGCGCCCAATCCGTCTACCATGTGAAGCCTGACCTGACTGCGCTGGGCAAGGTGATTGGCGGCGGGTTCCCTGTGGGCATCATCGGCGGCAAACAGGAGATTATGATGATCAGTGCTCCGCTGGCGGCGTCCGACGTCTTCGACAACAGCGCGAGCAAGCGATCAAGTTCCCAGGATGTGTTGTTCCACAGCGGCACGTATAACGGTCATCCGACCATTTTGTCGGCTGGATTGGCAGTGATCGACGTGTTGGAACGAGAGATGTATCGCGTCATCTCTGCTGCCGATCAATTAAAAGAGGGGATCTGCCAGCTGTTTGTCCGTCGGGGAATCCCTGTGCAGACGATCGGCCTGGGCAGCATCTTTAGTCTGGTCATCACCGAAAAAGAGCGGGTGCGCAATTACCGTGATCTGCAGCAGTCCGATTTTGCGCTGCGAAAGCAGATCGACTTCCACCTGTTCGCCGAGGGGATTTATACCAAACCGCTCAATCGATACAGCCTGTCCACCGCTCATGGAGAAAAGGAGATTAGCCTTACCCTCGAAGCGTACGATAGAGTGTTATCCAAAAAGATCTGA
- a CDS encoding TAXI family TRAP transporter solute-binding subunit — MSMKKRFYGLVSLLLAVALIVSACGSGTGQQQAGGETGTGGTAESQVDYRTDLQIGTGSTGGTYFPLGQEIANVLNDHVQVEGFNSSAVATGASVDNLAKIGRGELQLGLSVHLTAWNAVNGKGEFEGAAIKNVGFMGHIYPEVMQVVTLKSKGITSIADLKGKKVAIGPAGSGTQAAAKLVLEAYGIKDGDYEAYQEGFGDAKGKLQDGVIDATFGLLGLPASSIDELQAQTQDVKYLPIEGEALQYVEEHSQYKSFEIPGDSYEWLGSPVNTISAYAVLVGSTTQVSDELGYEITKALFENASQITHQQGKNITKENALRGSDGLPLHPGAEKYFKEAGILK; from the coding sequence ATGAGCATGAAAAAGAGGTTTTACGGGTTGGTTTCCCTGCTGCTTGCGGTTGCCCTGATCGTGTCAGCTTGTGGCAGCGGTACTGGTCAGCAGCAGGCCGGTGGTGAAACGGGAACAGGGGGAACGGCAGAATCCCAGGTAGATTATCGTACAGATCTGCAGATTGGTACCGGTAGTACCGGCGGCACCTACTTTCCACTTGGCCAGGAAATCGCCAATGTACTGAATGACCACGTACAGGTGGAAGGGTTTAACTCCAGCGCCGTTGCGACCGGAGCTTCTGTAGACAATCTGGCCAAGATCGGGCGTGGCGAGTTGCAGCTCGGCTTGTCCGTTCATCTGACTGCATGGAATGCGGTGAACGGAAAGGGTGAGTTTGAAGGGGCGGCGATCAAGAACGTTGGTTTCATGGGCCACATCTATCCAGAAGTGATGCAGGTCGTGACGTTGAAGTCCAAGGGGATTACCTCGATTGCCGATCTGAAAGGCAAAAAGGTGGCAATCGGACCAGCGGGAAGCGGTACCCAGGCGGCTGCAAAGCTGGTGTTGGAAGCGTACGGGATCAAGGATGGGGATTATGAAGCGTACCAGGAAGGCTTCGGGGATGCCAAAGGCAAGCTGCAGGACGGTGTGATTGACGCTACATTCGGCCTGCTGGGTCTTCCCGCCTCCAGCATCGACGAGCTGCAGGCGCAGACGCAGGACGTCAAATACCTGCCGATTGAGGGAGAAGCATTACAATACGTCGAGGAGCATAGTCAGTACAAGTCGTTTGAGATCCCGGGCGATAGCTATGAGTGGCTGGGCTCTCCAGTCAACACGATCTCAGCGTATGCCGTCCTCGTCGGCTCGACAACCCAGGTAAGCGATGAACTAGGGTATGAGATCACAAAAGCACTGTTTGAAAACGCCAGCCAGATTACCCATCAGCAAGGAAAAAACATCACAAAAGAAAATGCGCTGAGAGGTTCTGATGGCTTGCCGCTTCATCCCGGGGCTGAGAAATACTTCAAAGAAGCCGGAATCCTTAAATGA
- a CDS encoding TRAP transporter permease, which translates to MASDTKDVQQDILAKYDPESAYRTQLGRLAWVVTVIGISLTLFHIYTALRGPYVSLIQGTIHLGTALGLIFLLYPAKKSFLHKKGVPYYDILLAAAAMFANYYIVWHYERLTTKSIVLGFTTMDIIVATIGILLLLEATRRSVGLPIVVIAVLAMAYGLWGKGIPLFGHAGFDWSRLSTELFYGTDAIFGIPIQISSTYIFLFLFFGVMLTKSGIGQYFNDLAFRATGRFTGGTAKAAVTASALQGMISGSSVANTVGSGSFTIPMMKRSGFKPEFAAAAEASASTGGQIMPPIMGAAAFIMAEYTGVPYSEIMMIALIPALLYFAGVYMGIHFEARKHGIIGLPKEQLPPLRGLIKRLDLLLPLVVIVSLLLLGYTPTYAALWGIGSAYLVSFFHKETRMSLRELLKALEEGARTALAVIAACATAGIIVGIVVLTGLGGKIAGGILELAGGNFFLILFFTMIACIVLGMGLPTTANYVVTSTMAAPAMMEFGVPMIAAHMFVFYFGIVADITPPVCLAAYAGAGLAKANPMKAGMNAVKLAIAAFIIPYVFVYNPVLVLEGATVTTLLPPLLTAIVGMIGISGAIMGYFVGRTSIPQRLLLIVGGLLLVYPYHIEISLAGLVILCLVGMYQYRVGTGSRQQTGKGETGVDV; encoded by the coding sequence ATGGCCAGCGACACGAAGGATGTACAGCAGGATATTCTGGCAAAATACGATCCAGAGAGCGCCTATCGCACCCAATTGGGCAGGTTGGCATGGGTGGTCACGGTCATTGGAATCTCTCTGACGCTCTTTCATATCTATACGGCCCTGCGAGGCCCCTATGTATCCCTGATACAAGGAACGATCCATTTAGGGACGGCACTGGGCCTGATCTTCCTTTTGTATCCGGCGAAAAAAAGCTTTCTGCATAAAAAAGGAGTCCCTTATTACGATATTCTCCTCGCTGCTGCAGCGATGTTTGCCAACTATTATATTGTATGGCACTATGAGAGGCTCACAACGAAAAGCATTGTTCTTGGGTTTACCACCATGGACATTATCGTCGCGACGATCGGAATCCTGCTCTTGCTGGAAGCAACTCGCCGCTCTGTCGGACTGCCGATTGTGGTCATTGCTGTTCTGGCCATGGCATACGGCTTATGGGGCAAGGGCATCCCGCTCTTTGGGCATGCCGGGTTTGACTGGAGCCGTCTGTCGACCGAATTGTTTTATGGCACCGATGCGATCTTTGGCATTCCGATTCAGATCTCATCCACTTATATTTTTTTGTTTCTCTTTTTTGGCGTGATGCTGACCAAATCGGGAATCGGACAGTATTTCAACGATTTGGCGTTTCGTGCTACCGGGAGGTTTACGGGCGGGACGGCCAAAGCTGCCGTCACCGCAAGTGCCCTGCAGGGAATGATCTCAGGCAGTTCGGTCGCCAACACGGTAGGGTCAGGTTCGTTTACCATCCCGATGATGAAGCGTTCCGGTTTTAAGCCGGAATTCGCTGCTGCTGCGGAGGCGTCCGCATCGACAGGGGGTCAGATCATGCCGCCGATTATGGGTGCCGCCGCTTTTATCATGGCAGAGTATACTGGTGTTCCATACAGCGAGATCATGATGATCGCCTTAATCCCGGCTTTGCTGTACTTTGCGGGCGTCTATATGGGGATTCATTTCGAAGCGCGAAAACATGGCATAATCGGCTTGCCAAAAGAACAGCTTCCTCCCCTGCGGGGTCTGATCAAGCGCCTGGATTTGCTGCTTCCGCTTGTCGTGATTGTCAGTCTGCTGCTGCTGGGTTATACGCCCACCTATGCTGCTTTGTGGGGAATCGGCTCAGCTTATCTCGTCAGCTTCTTTCACAAAGAGACCCGCATGTCCTTGCGGGAACTGCTGAAGGCGCTGGAGGAAGGGGCCCGCACGGCATTGGCCGTCATCGCTGCTTGCGCTACAGCCGGCATCATTGTGGGAATCGTGGTGCTTACCGGACTCGGCGGCAAGATTGCCGGGGGCATCCTTGAACTGGCAGGAGGGAACTTCTTTCTGATCCTGTTCTTCACGATGATTGCCTGCATCGTTCTGGGGATGGGGTTGCCGACGACCGCTAACTACGTGGTTACTTCAACGATGGCTGCTCCAGCGATGATGGAGTTCGGTGTCCCGATGATTGCTGCTCATATGTTTGTGTTTTACTTTGGAATTGTCGCCGATATCACGCCTCCGGTCTGTTTGGCGGCCTATGCAGGGGCAGGTCTGGCCAAGGCCAACCCGATGAAAGCAGGGATGAACGCAGTCAAGCTGGCGATTGCCGCTTTTATCATCCCATACGTGTTTGTGTATAATCCCGTCCTCGTGCTCGAAGGGGCAACCGTAACGACGCTTTTGCCTCCGTTGCTGACGGCCATTGTCGGGATGATCGGGATCAGTGGAGCGATCATGGGCTACTTTGTCGGTCGTACCAGCATTCCGCAGCGCCTTTTGCTGATCGTGGGTGGACTGCTGCTGGTCTATCCTTATCATATCGAAATCTCATTGGCAGGTTTGGTCATTCTTTGCCTGGTAGGTATGTATCAATACCGCGTCGGAACAGGAAGCCGTCAGCAGACAGGAAAAGGGGAAACAGGAGTCGACGTGTAA
- a CDS encoding antibiotic biosynthesis monooxygenase: protein MFIETITIVVKKGTSDRVVERFRAEGAVEKSAGFIDLSVLVKKVKRGDEEVVIMIRWESEEAWKNWETSEAHLEGHRKNRGKPKPDHVISSQHSFYEVKAVKRA from the coding sequence ATGTTTATCGAAACCATTACAATCGTAGTGAAAAAAGGCACTTCTGATCGGGTGGTCGAGCGCTTCCGTGCTGAGGGAGCGGTTGAAAAGTCGGCGGGTTTTATCGATTTAAGCGTGCTTGTCAAAAAAGTGAAAAGAGGAGACGAAGAAGTGGTCATCATGATCCGCTGGGAGTCTGAAGAAGCATGGAAAAATTGGGAGACCAGCGAGGCCCACCTGGAAGGCCACAGAAAAAACAGAGGAAAACCAAAGCCGGATCACGTAATCAGTTCTCAACACAGTTTTTATGAGGTAAAAGCGGTGAAGCGGGCATAG
- a CDS encoding aspartate kinase — translation MKVVKFGGTSLASAEQIKKVCRIIRDDADRRIVVVSAPGKRDKADTKVTDLLIRYAERYLDEGAAEHEKSAIFRRFEEIAEGLGLSPDITEPIMADLHEVLSARKVESPTRFIDMVKAAGEDTCAKLVAQYLQSLGEEAQYVNPYEAGLYVSDEAGNAQVLPVAYENLHSLRERSGIVVFPGFFGYTPEGMLVTFSRGGSDITGSILAAAVKAHVYENFTDVDSVYAVNPNLVENPKEIREITYREMRELSYSGFSVFHDEALIPAYEAGIPVNIKNTNNPTAPGTMIVAERKSHKNIVSGIASDRGFCSLYVSKYLMNREIGFGRRLLQILEEEGLSYEHTPSGIDNISVILRETALTVEKEKRIVERVREELAVDDISVERQLALVMIVGEGMRQSVGTSARATLALARAQVNLEMINQGSSEVSMMFGVKEVDVDRAVLALYDEFFQPEPVVSQR, via the coding sequence ATGAAAGTTGTAAAGTTTGGAGGGACGTCCCTGGCCAGTGCCGAGCAGATCAAGAAAGTGTGCCGTATCATCCGAGATGATGCCGACCGACGGATTGTGGTCGTGTCAGCTCCGGGCAAGCGGGATAAAGCGGACACCAAGGTGACCGATCTGTTGATCCGGTATGCCGAGCGGTATCTGGATGAAGGAGCAGCCGAGCACGAAAAAAGTGCGATCTTTCGGCGATTTGAGGAGATAGCGGAGGGGCTTGGTCTTTCCCCAGATATCACGGAGCCGATCATGGCTGACTTGCATGAAGTATTGTCTGCGCGCAAAGTGGAATCGCCTACTCGTTTTATCGATATGGTAAAGGCGGCAGGCGAGGACACGTGTGCAAAACTGGTTGCGCAATACCTACAGAGCCTCGGGGAAGAAGCCCAATACGTGAATCCCTATGAAGCGGGTCTGTACGTCTCAGACGAAGCAGGCAATGCCCAGGTGCTGCCTGTGGCCTATGAGAACTTGCACTCGCTGAGAGAGAGAAGCGGGATCGTCGTGTTTCCAGGCTTTTTCGGATACACGCCGGAGGGAATGCTAGTCACGTTCTCCCGCGGTGGATCGGATATTACAGGGTCGATCCTGGCGGCTGCTGTCAAAGCTCATGTATACGAAAACTTCACGGATGTGGACTCCGTGTACGCCGTCAACCCCAACCTGGTCGAGAACCCAAAGGAGATCAGGGAGATTACGTACCGCGAAATGCGGGAGCTCTCCTATTCCGGCTTCAGCGTCTTCCACGATGAAGCGCTGATCCCTGCCTATGAGGCCGGTATTCCCGTCAACATCAAGAATACCAACAATCCGACAGCACCGGGGACGATGATTGTTGCCGAGCGGAAGTCCCATAAGAACATCGTCTCCGGTATCGCCAGCGACCGTGGTTTTTGCAGTCTGTACGTCAGCAAGTATTTGATGAACAGAGAGATCGGTTTTGGACGGAGACTGCTGCAAATCCTCGAAGAAGAGGGATTATCCTATGAACATACCCCTTCCGGAATTGACAACATCTCGGTCATTCTGCGCGAGACAGCACTGACCGTAGAGAAAGAGAAGCGCATCGTTGAGCGGGTGCGCGAAGAGCTGGCCGTAGATGACATATCGGTTGAGCGTCAGCTGGCCCTTGTGATGATTGTCGGAGAAGGGATGAGACAGTCCGTAGGCACCTCGGCCAGGGCGACACTCGCTCTGGCGAGAGCACAAGTAAACCTGGAGATGATCAACCAAGGATCATCGGAGGTCAGCATGATGTTTGGCGTTAAAGAAGTGGACGTTGATCGTGCCGTATTGGCGCTGTATGACGAGTTTTTCCAGCCTGAGCCGGTCGTATCGCAGCGGTAG
- a CDS encoding nitroreductase family protein produces the protein MSKDFFSAVKQRRTYYGISKEAVVSDERIREIVEDAVKHTPSSFNSQSARVVLLLGEQHDKLWDITKETLRGIIKDDEQFASTAQRMAGFRSGYGTVLFFEDNSVVEGLQQKLPLYKDNFPIWSHQSSGMLQYVIWTGLELEGFGASLQHYNPLIDDQVKKEWNIPDSWQLIAQLPFGKPTAEPGEKEFQPLQDRVKVYK, from the coding sequence ATGTCAAAAGATTTCTTTTCTGCTGTCAAACAGAGACGTACGTATTACGGCATTAGCAAAGAAGCGGTCGTGTCAGATGAACGCATCCGCGAGATTGTTGAGGATGCCGTAAAGCACACCCCTTCCTCATTCAATTCACAAAGCGCGAGAGTCGTCCTCCTGTTGGGCGAACAGCACGACAAATTGTGGGATATCACCAAAGAAACGCTGCGCGGCATCATTAAGGATGATGAGCAGTTTGCTTCCACCGCTCAGCGGATGGCAGGATTCCGCAGCGGATACGGTACCGTACTCTTTTTCGAAGACAACAGCGTGGTGGAAGGCCTTCAGCAGAAACTGCCGCTGTATAAAGATAACTTTCCGATCTGGTCTCATCAGTCATCTGGAATGCTGCAGTACGTGATCTGGACCGGACTGGAGCTAGAAGGCTTCGGTGCATCGCTGCAGCACTACAACCCACTGATCGACGACCAGGTGAAAAAAGAGTGGAACATTCCCGATAGTTGGCAACTGATCGCCCAACTGCCATTCGGCAAACCGACTGCGGAACCTGGCGAAAAAGAATTCCAGCCGCTGCAAGACCGTGTAAAAGTATATAAATGA